The sequence CTGGATGTAGCAGAGGAACAGATTATAGAAGACGATGACCTCACCCTTACAGGTTTGTAGTTCTCTTTTGTAAGGGTAGAACTTTGATGTGATCAGCTTTACATTGAGAAGAGCAATTTGTCTGCCATCTCCTCCTGACAGTACCTGCCTATTCAGTATTCTGAAGCCCTATATGCACATGCTGGTCAGCAAACATGCATTGAAACAAGGAATAATATTAGTTTTCTACAAAATGAAGATGGCAGTACCAACTATGGCAACAGTGTAGGTTCCTTTTCAAGGACTGCTACCTTGCAGGTGTGAAGTGTGAAAGTGAGCTTTAAaaagcattaaagcggagttcctcccaaaagtggaacttcagcttaatccactcctctcccccttacatgccacatttggcatgtaattttttttggggtgggggggggggcttcagtaggagtgggacttcctgtcccacttcctccttccacccagggaccgcttaggcgatacgtcatatcgccttttggcggcccctctctgtaggcgatcgcctgggatacgtgacaggtcccaggcaatcgcctgtccactcagggagcgctgCGCCATTTGCGCATGCTCATTGAGTGCCCGGCcgtaaagccgaaagctgtcacggccgggtgcccacagttacaatggaggcgccggcggggaagggggggggagacaagcggAGCTCCAGGTGTCGTGtcactggaccgtggaacagctaagtgtctgtttattaaaagcgagcagctacactttttgtagctgctgacttttaataaacataaaaaaagtctggaacctcccctttaaccaaTATACTGCTCtaactatattttttatatgcacAGTTGTGTTTTATTTTGCAGTCGGCTGAATGTTGTCATGTCATGGATAGACTACTGCCTAGaaaacacactgggggttatttacgaaagaccaatctactttgcactacaagtttaGTTTACTTTAAAATAACGCAAActttaaagtgcacttggaagtgcagtcgctgtagatccgatggggacatgcaaggaaataaaaaaacagctttttagcatgagcatgattggataataaaattggcagagcttcccctcatttcagatcttcccctcagatttacagcgactgcacttgtagtgcaaagtggatttgccttttgtaaataacccccactgtttgTACGGGGCTTTTAGGTTTTGCAGAAGAGCATGCAACACtgtcactgtggggttgatttactcaaactggagagtgcaaaatatggtgcaactctgcattgaaaccaaacagttttcagttgtttttttatcaaagcttaattgaacaagctgaagttagaagctgattggcagagctgcaccacattttgcactttccacttttagtaaatcaaccccacagtgttgCATGCTGTTTTGCAAAACTCAAAGGTCCGTACACATGAGCTGAATACTTTCCTAAAGCGGCTGTAACAGTATAAATCAGGTGACTTTCAGCCCATGTCTACAGCTGCCCGTCCGACAGAAACCCATCTTGTGTGCTGGCTTCTGCTGAACGAGCATGCTTGAAAACTAGCAGCCAATCGGCATCTGATCAGCACTGCAGTCAATGGCTGCACGCACTGATCGTTGTGTtcggggagggggatgggggtggaCCACCTGTTAGAACTCAATACCACAGCggaggagatcactgtactaacattgcatagttggTACAGTGACCTCTCTTTCTCTTCATTCAGCCAACTGGGTTGAACACAAATCGAATAAAGCGGAaatcgtataaaaaaaaaatcacacaggtTTTTTTCTGTGATGGCAGGATTTGGCACATGGTCTCTTATAAAggataatttaaatatatatattttaaatgtaagagtaagtactgtatttattggcgtataacgctcacttttttaccctgaaaatagagggaaaactgtgcctgcgtgttatacgcagggggctgtggaccaTTTTTTccttgaaacttccctcttaaagttagggtgcgtgttatacacctgtgcgtgttatacgccgataaatacggtacctgcaTTTTACTTGGTATCAGCCttttgcagtccctgtacagtaGAGCTCAGCATGAGAGGGGAAGAAGCATCACATAGAGCCAGTCAGTTTTGTTGCAGTGCTCATTCCAAACAAGGAGCATGCTAATaggaggagagagtggagtgacAGAGATGAACTCATGGTGCTTTTCATTGTATTGTCCTGTCACAGACTGGCagatggcagagctgtgtaaagttTAGAATTTTATGGACAGAAGCACATATCCTTTTACAGTAAAACAGCTTTCTTGTATGCATTTCATCTGTGTAATGTAGCAGTTTAACGTTCTActtgaaaaaatatttataagtAAGATAAGATGCTAGCAAGGGTATGGTCAGCTCTAGAAGCAAAATTGCAACTGTGCTGGAACCGTTCCTTAGTCTGCCAGTGAGCAACTAGAATTTCTGTCATTGTGGATGGAATTGCAGAGGTAATTTATATACACTAAAacggggatcttcaaactacggccttccagctgttgcggaactacaagtctcatgaggcattgtaaaacttcacagacatgactaggcatgatgggaattgtagttcctgaacaactggagggccatagtttgaggacccctgcactAAAACACGTCAATGGAGCCAACAGAAACAGCCTATTGTGCTGTTATCTTATTGAGAACTTGTTTTTGCATTTGAATGTATTTACTGCCGTCTGTGTGAATACCGAAATACTTGATAAACACGATCATTTGCATCAtgctttacttaaagcggagctccacccaaaagtggaatctGCTTATCCCCCCGGGTGTTACATTTGTCACCTTTTGGGGGgaacaggtacctgtttttgacaggtacctgctcccactttcaGGAGATCTCaccaagttaaagggtcactaaaggaaaaaaaagtttttgctgaaatgactgtttacagggtatagagacataaaagttaacggattccttttaaaaatgattaaaaatagattaaatgcaATCATATAAtatgcctctagtttcacttttggttttaaaggtacatacatgaatttccgggtgagaggtgagtcgggaagactcacagaacaaaaacaaacaaatccagggcagtgttttgtttttaaaattaatctgattggttctgaggagttttagacacacagtaatgacagcttagaccaccgtgagaaagctcccagtatgatggttataaggaaacaggcaaccaggaagtgtggagatcacagcagaattacagctacttaaaagcaaaaacgaacaatgaggacatgaaaccagtactgcagtaaggtaaaggaagctatttagctaaaaaaaaaaaattcctttagtgaccctttaagatcaCCCTGAAGCTCACCCCTTTCCTTCACCCGCCACCGGGCCATTCAAAAAGCACAGCGCGCTTTACGCATGTGCAGTGGGGAACCGGCTGTAAagacgcaaggcttcactgccggtttgccTTACAAGcaatggtggcagcagcagcaacCGAGAGCCGATGGAAAaattggctggggtgccgacatcatgtgatccctggacaggtaagtatctgtCGGGAACCatgaaacaaacagaaaatacagtcaaaatcacaccttttaataaaatggtaaaaatgctACAACTGGTAAACGTAGCAAAATAGGGTAGGCAGAACAAGCCaggaaatcaggaagccagagatcagcatagtcaggcagcagacaggatcaggaaccagaagtgacgtcagccaggcaagtcttcaagagaaacacagcagagagtctctagatgtattgcaaggcaaaggcatttgccgaaaagcgctgcaaaaacgaTGGTAAAGTACCGCTAAAAATATTGCCGCTTTACCACCAATGCCCCCACCGCCTCAGTGTGtcatttgtagctactgacttattTTCTTTCTGAAGgaggctggacctcctctttaaatagTATATGCTTGCATTCTTTTCTCTATAAATAAGCAAACTGGTGACATTATAACAAATCTGTATTTTTAGTTGAAGCATCATGTCAGAATGGAGATGAGACCATGGAAACAATTGAAGCAGCAGAAGCACTTCTTAATATGGATTCTCCAGATGCATTGCTAGATGAGAAAAGATTAGGTAAGTTTGGGATGCCCTATTAGCCTTTCATATGATACACTGTATTATCACAAATCACCAGCTATATACCAACATTTTACAAAGAGGTGGGCAGTGCATTGTACGGGTTGAGCACACAGTATCATTTTTTccaccctcctctctcctatGTTTCTGGAAAAAAAGGAGGGGAGCGATTTCAATGCATAATGTATCTAAACTTGATATAGTCAAACTAGCTGTTTCCATGGAAAGAGGAAATTGTGACGTAATGCGCTTTATGAAGATGCGCCAAATGTTGTAATCTTGTTCAATAAACAattttctatagcactgatctaATCTGGGAAATGGTCTGAATTATTGTAATCAAATGGCCTCTATTTATTGGTATTGATTTGTAAAAAATGGAAGCTAAATTAAAACTTTGGATCAAGTTCAGGCTCTTCTTTCTAGTGTAGCAAATAAACAAAtcagtttaaggcccctttcagacgtgcggaccgtatgtccgcattttcatccatccgttgcggatgaaaacgggacatacattggtccctatgtgattgcgggtgtcagcggatgaccattcgctgacacccgtaatcacccgcctccgcaaaatcggacggaagaaaatcctatttttcttccgtctggcggattggatcgggtgagcacggacatacggtccgtgttcatccgatccccccataggggagagcggagaaaagacagggcggtccctgcacagtgtgcggggaccgccctgtcagccgacggctcagcggggatttttcggaggatccccgctgagtttGACGGAcacagaggcggatcattactgatctgccccgtgtgaaagggccctaaagtggCTCTTTAGTCATTGTTTCAACttcccatctattaaatcttctgctcttgttgttttaactttgtatagtaaaaaaaaaaaaaaatctgtcagtaaataccttatacagcccacttctggtttcttgtctggtcattagccttggcttgtgacatcatgcacagctctctctctctcatcgaggggggggggggtgagtcataagatggccaatgagagctgcagagctggaggtgttccTCTCTCTGtacatccaggaagtgaacaggcagcagcttcagctgctcacagttaaaatgattgcagccagactaagtggagggagatttctgcaacatatttgccaagtacagaatcgcagtatgtatatatatgtatgtgtatatatatatatatatatatatatatataaataaatatataaaaaaaaaagcaaagtggttgaagggaagcttcagaatggcaaatatctTTTTATTAcgaattatgtgagcagactgcagttcttctTTAATTGCTCTATTTTTCCAATGTTCATTAGCCTGGTTGTGTTGCACCTTATTATACAGAAATATACATACACCATTCCAGTATGATGCATTGCATTGatgtctttttatttcttttcttttagctaacatttttggtACATCTGACGATGACCTTATGGGCACTCCCATTACACATGTTTCTGTCACTGTTGATGGAATTCCAGAAGTGATGGAAATTCACCAGAGCATGTATTCAGATCCAACAGAGTATCAGCAGGATGAACAACCAAAGAGGAAGAAAGGTATGGAGGAAATAACTGTACACTTCAATTCTCTTAtagatgaattccaggtatggtatatagtTACATTTGTCCAGCTTAGACCAATGTATATACCACACCTGGccaatgcccctggaagctgaAAATGACTCATGTAGACACTGCTAATCCAATGATCTCCATtggcttctgggttctgtgctgaGCACCTGGCCTgatgcattctgaacacaggaggtcagtcAGTCTGCacgggtgccattcagagaatgctttgcattttctaaatTAATGCAAAGCCGTCTCTGATAGACTAGGTGGAGAGCTTGATATTACCACCCCACTTCTCCGCCTTTTCCTATCAGAGGACACTTTGCATTCGTTCAGAATGGTGCCCATGCTGAGCAACCGACTTGCTGAGTTCAGAATGCATCAGGCCAGCCACTCAGCATGGGACCCAGAAgcgagtggagatcactggagtagcagtgTCTACTTGAGTGACTTCCAGCTTTACCCACTTCCCTCCCGGCCTATAGACAAATGACAGCGGGGCATTCACTCTTTCAGGTGGGTGTCATATGGCATTCTCCCGAGCCTGACGCACACCCTACAGGCTGCACTGTGGTGCAATTTATCACCTGCTGTGTccaccagacacagcagaggacTGGTCGGTGCACTGGCTGCTGCGGGTACCATATGATTGCTGTGACCACAGAAGATCACATGGCTTTTATTCCTGACTCCTATTGTGTACTATAGTGTTGATCTCtgtggtcacagtgatcacatggtacagacagggtaaATCATGGCccctctgtaccatgtgattagctgtggccaatcacagctaatcagaaCAATACACGCTGAATTAATCAATTTCATTCAGAAAAAAGTGGTTGCTTTTACCAGTGAAATTTGctggtataagcaatcataatatataaaaagaaaatcctgatcacttccccagagtagtacagtgttactatggtatcACGGTATTGTTatggtcacagtgtgttaaaaaaaaaatcataaaaataaaataaatgtaatataaaaaaaataagaaaatgttaaaaatataaatagaatACTGTCtttaacatactgtcaccagtgtccctgatccctgccacaccagttatatgatgacactgtactgcactggtgaccgtatgtaaaaaataaatacatttcgatttttttattattattatttttttcttaattttccaaagactgtgacaaaaaatgacaacttcaaaaacattgccatgcctcttactaaataccttggaccgtctactttccaaaaggggtcatttgggggatatttgtactattCTGGCATTTTCGGCCCTCAAGTAATGAGATTGGGtgccagtacatcaggattgatcgatttttagactgtatataccatagtttgtggactctataacttcccTACAGACTAAGTAATAAACACAGATTGAGTTTTTACCCCAAACTCATGAAGAAAGATCATTtacttgcaaaatgttataaccgaaacaaagaaaaacagttttgtttgtttttgttttcagtcttttttagtttatttagcaaagaataaaaaatccagtggtgattaaatgtcaccaaaagaaaactctatttgtgtggaaaaaatgctaaaaatgttatatgggtacagcgttgcatgaccgcacgaTTGTCCTTTAAAGTGTGactgtgctgaaagctgaaaattggcctgggcaggaagggggtgaaagagtcgggtattgaagtggttaagggacattGACCAGGTATGGTAAAAACTTTGTTACATTGGTCCGtgcatacctggaattcttctttaaactTTGAGGCAACAAACCAGCTCAACTTTTTGTTTTGCTAATATTTTCTTTTAGGGAGAAAAACAAAAACGCCTCGTCCAGAGTCACCTACCACTACCCCAAATAtatctgtaaagaaaaaaagcaaGGATGGAAAAGGTAATGGCAGCAGTGATAGGTTACTATGTAAAAGctgtctagatcaggggtgtcaaactggtggccctccagctgttgagaaactacaagtcccatgaggcattgcaaggctgacagttaaaaacctgactcccacaggcagaggcatgatgggacttgtagttggcaacagctggagggccgccagtttgagacccctggtctagatggTTTTGTCATAGAATACAGGCTTATGTCTTAGGACAGTCATTGGCGAGTTGCAACATGGATGCGGTGATGTTTTTAGACAAGATTCAACCTCCGTCTGTTTATTAAAGTTACTCTAaacccttgtacacacgatcggacttccataaGACTTTTACgttgatttttgtccgaagggcgttggctgtgaatgtgttctgcatacacaccgcagaacattttcagccaacattcaccaaatcatgtggtttttcagctctttgccgccaccctttgggcaacttctgctattgttgtctgatgtttagcattggttctgagaatgcatgttttgtactttggattttagtctgatggacttgtgtacacacgagcggatgaTCCAacaaaacacatttgttgtcgaaaagtttgagagcatgcacagccaacatttgtccgtggaaattccgacaccaattgtccgatggagcatacagacggtcagattgTCTGCTAAAACacatccgtcggaccgtttttgtcggaaagtccgattgtgtgtatgggccttaaaacATATATAGGTCCATTCATAAAGCAATCTCATTAATCTATGTTTGCTTTTTGCATCTAGGAATGCACGGCTCTGCACACTTCTAGCTAGGAGACCCTTCCGCCACGAACAGCTTCAGGTCTCCACTAACATGCTAATCGCACAGCTTTGTTCATAAACAAACTCATGTCAGTGACAATTGCAAGTGTTCTGTAATTACCGTTATGTTCACTGTCCTTCTTTCACATGGGATGGGTCCGTCTGAGCGGAATCCGCCTGGTCAGTGGGGGATCTCTGCAGTCCAcggtcatttttttcacacatggTGGATCCGCCTGAGCGCAATCtacctgctcagcaggggatctctccgCTAATCCACGCTGAGCAAGCAAATGATGGGACCTGTCCGCTCCGCAGGACAAGGACAGAGCCCTCTTTCCTCTATGGGGCGATCGGATGGAAACGAACTGCATGTACGTATCCATCTTATTGTCATCCAATCCAACCCGCTGGACGGATGGCGTACGGTATCGCCATACATCTGTTTCGCAGCGGATTTTGTCGAATCGGATGCTAGGCGGGTGTCGTGTGTGCGCTGACGAAAAATGCACAGGCGGACccaatcgtgtgaaaggggcctaagatgcATTAAGAAGATCACAGTTAAAAATGAATGAGTAAATAAATACAAACTTTTTTTGTCCAGTTGTCAGTCTATAGGGTGAAATgtgagcctttttttttaactttgtagAAAAAAACAAGCCTGATATATACTTAAAAACCGTGTAAAAATATTTAGGTATGCAGATCGGTTATAGTTACTTTCATGTTAACCAACATATAGTTGTACTTCTAAATTTGGTCTGGATAATTAGGTATCAGTAACCTCTGGTCATAACTGGGTTAAATGGGGAGTCAACCCAcacagatttcttttttttttttttttaaagaagctcAATAGCTAAAGCACCCAACAGTTTCCAATACCTCTTATATGACCTTTGTACTTCAGTTACTGTCTTTGAAAACCTGAAGTGGCCATTATGAGTGGGTCTCACTTGTTGGTTTTTGTCTTCATTTTATGTTATGAATAAAGTAGAAGATAATTGAACATACAAATGTGGAGGAGAACATGTGAAACAGGAACAGGAACTAGAGGCAAGAAGTGTGACAAAATGATGTTACTGTTGGAGTACCCATGTTTCAAATTCTAGGGCTGACatattacaaaatatattttgtaggCTGGATTGTGTCTGACCAGTTAAATGCCATATAATGGCCACCGATGTTTTGGTTGTTTTATGGCATTCCTAAAGTGAGGTTGTGTTCCAATGGGGAGAAATGATGAACATGGGGAAGTTGTGTGTTTTTCATGTTTTAATCCACATGATTGTTTTCAATTTATATTATGCACGCTATAATGAAATATGCTTCGGTCTAATTgacccctttttgttttttcaggtaACACCATTTACCTTTGGGAATTTTTGCTAGCTTTGCTCCAAGACAAGGCTACATGTCCAAAGTATATAAAATGGACTCAGCGAGAGAAGGGAATCTTCAAACTGGTAGATTCCAAGGCTGTTTCCAAGCTATGGGGAAAGCACAAGAATAAACCTGATATGAACTATGAGACAATGGGCAGGGCACTCAGgtaagaataattaacacaatctTAGAGGGTCACATATTTGAAGTACAACATATTCACTCATAATATGGGAATAAAATAAACCTGAGATCTGTTGTTCCACTTTTTGATAACGTTTAGGATAAGGCCACCATAACTGGAAGAAACAATACTTCAAAATAGAATGTCCTCTTTTTATTATCACAAATGATTTGAATGTCCAATCTACTTTTGAATGTATGAACACAAAGTTGGCATCTTGTGTTTGTAGATTAATCTTAAACAAAACTGAGGAGCTGCAGGAACATCTCCCTCGCTTCATGTATAACGCGCTGCCCAAATTCTTGGTGTCATATTGCACTTCTGCACTTTAAAGAGGAAAAtgttagggacttttttttttttttttttaactttgaaatcaagtttattgagatgtaGAAAAATTAGAGGTACAAACATAGTATGCATTTGATCGACAGTGATCAGTCTCTGACACACTTGTACAAATAAACAGTGTACAATTCAGGCTCACTTAACATTTCACGCCTCTCCCTGTGTACATGAGCTCAGCATTCCCATGCTTAAAGTGAGAAACCCTACACACTCCAGATAACCAACACAAGTGTCGACTCACCCTCGCCACCCTCTTTCTCCATACCGTCACCACCTGCCAGAGACTCATACCGTACAAGTTTCCCcatcctccagccacctgtcccaCACTCTGGAGAACTTCTGTGGGCGCCCTCTATGAATGTAAATCATCTTCTTATAGGGAAGAGTGGTATTCACCTCCCTTTTCCATTCCTCTAGTGTTGGGGCCCTATCCCTCATCCATGCCTTTGCCACCACCTTTCTGGCCATGAATAGTGTTTCACAAATGAAAATATTCTGGTATTTATCTATGTCCACATCGGGGACCAGTCCCAGCAAACATAATTTGGGGTCCATACCCACTGGTGATCCCATATTGTCATGGAGAAACTGTGTTACCTGCAGCCAATAGGCCTGTACATCAGGGCAGTGCCACAACAAGTGGTAGAATGAGGCCGCATCGGCGGCACACATGGGGCAGGCCGTACTCCGTGTGGGTTGGAATTTCGCCATTCTCGCTGGTGTCAGATATGCACGGTGAATCACATATAGCTGTGTTAGTCTGTCTGATAGTTTGGGGGATGAGGTCTTCACTCCCTCTAGTATTTCTCCCCAGTCAATGTCATCTATCTGGCCCAGGTCCTGTTCCCATTTTGTCTTTGCCGTCTGCGTCACCTTGCCTACCCTTTTCAGTCTAATAGTGTAGTATAAATTGGATGTGAGTTTAGTTGAATCAGCCCCGAAAATAACATCCAGCACCTGTGGCCTACTCAAGTCTACAACAGCCTGTTCCATTTGCGTTCTAAGTGCGTGCCGAAGCTGCAGATACCGAAAAATAAATTGTGGTGGAAGGGAAAATTCCTCTCTAAGACTTGAGAAGGATTTAGGCCCCGATGTTTGAGAAGGATTTAGGCCCCGATGATGTTAGGGACTTTTTACTGCACTGGTTGCCTTCACTGAAACTAAAACGGATGCTAAAACATATAACAAATGAACCCAACTGAAAAGTATCTACggtcatataggtagattcagaaagagttaggccggcttatcagtagataagccgacctaactcagaatctacgccgacctatgtttaagcgtatgctcaaacagagatacgcttaaagcggtggttcaccctaaaaagcaagtttctaccatgaaatccagcatactagcgtgagctacagtatgcctttattttatttgtttgcgccgtactcactgtttaatcccgtagttaaattTCAGACtctccgcggggaatgggcgttcctatgcagaggggaacatgattgacggccggctatggcgcgtcacgcttcccgagtaggactctgctcttcacggcgctatacggcgtctgcgcacagactaggagctgactgcgcaggcactgTGAAGAGCCAAgttctatttcggctatttccgggaagtgtgacgcgccatagccggccgtcaatcatgtttccctctgcataggaacgcctactagtctgaaacttaactacgggattaaacagtgagtacggcgcaaaaaaataaaataaaggcatactgtagctcgcgctagtatgctggatggcatgttagaaaaaaaaaatatattttttagggtgaacccccgctttaaacatatctaagatacgacggcttgcgccgtcctatcttagattgcaatattacggatggccgctaggtggcgcttccattgcggtcggcgtagaatatgtaaatgagttgatacgccgattcacgaacgtacgcccggccgccgcagtagttttacgccgtttccgtaaggcattagcaggtctaaagttattccatctattaggtggaataacaatgttaaagtatggccgccgttcccgccgcgagattcaaattttttacgttgtttgcgtaagtcatccgcgaatcgggatttacgttgtttacgtccacgtctaaatcaataggcccgtgcagcgtacttgGCCGCAgtgcaccctgggaaatgtaggcgcattgCGCATGAaaagaaaacgtaaaaaacgtgaggtcaagcctcattaccataaaacacacccccctccaagacatttgaatttggcgcccttacgcccgcccgctttaggctacgccgccgtatattagcaagcaagtacattgagaatcatgtacttgcttagctaacttacggcggcgtagcctaaacaggctaagctacgccgccgcaagtttaagcctttctctgtgaatctacctaatagtaatGATCCAAAACAGAaactaaatgtatttttgtttgctttAGGTACTATTACCAAAGAGGTATTCTAGCTAAGGTGGAAGGCCAACGCCTTGTCTATCAGTTCAAGGAGATGCCAAAGGATCTTATTTATATTGATGAAGAAGACTCAAGCCCTGCGGAATACTCAGGAAGTTTGTCCTCAAATGTGTCTTTGCATTCACCGGTTTCTACTCCAAATCGAAATCATGCAAGAGCGTCTAAAGGTCCTTCCAACACTGGATCAAGAAACGGCTCAACCCCTGTTCTAAAATCACCGAAATCTTCAAAAGTGAAAGAACTAGTGGAGCCTAGTCAACCCCAGTTGTCCTTGCTTCCATCTGATATGTTGAGGACAGTGACTCCTACCCAGACATCTCTGCCTCACCCAACCCAACTTTATCGGACAGTCCACTTAATGTCTGGACAAACAGTTCCGGAAGAAGGTCTAAC comes from Rana temporaria chromosome 2, aRanTem1.1, whole genome shotgun sequence and encodes:
- the ELF1 gene encoding ETS-related transcription factor Elf-1 isoform X2 yields the protein MATAVQPNELVFEFASNVMDDENQLDDPSIFPAVIVEHIPNADLLHTYSGLTCVDDSDDMIAENSLDVAEEQIIEDDDLTLTVEASCQNGDETMETIEAAEALLNMDSPDALLDEKRLANIFGTSDDDLMGTPITHVSVTVDGIPEVMEIHQSMYSDPTEYQQDEQPKRKKGNTIYLWEFLLALLQDKATCPKYIKWTQREKGIFKLVDSKAVSKLWGKHKNKPDMNYETMGRALRYYYQRGILAKVEGQRLVYQFKEMPKDLIYIDEEDSSPAEYSGSLSSNVSLHSPVSTPNRNHARASKGPSNTGSRNGSTPVLKSPKSSKVKELVEPSQPQLSLLPSDMLRTVTPTQTSLPHPTQLYRTVHLMSGQTVPEEGLTCTIQNDALSSAQTIRTIQSPGQVPVVVSPGSQQLHTVTLQTMPLTTVITSTDPTATVGSQKFFLQAIPSGQQMTVLKDNMLLHPQKNGSPPPSIVLSSSQVQQVLNGNVQSLCNGTVSVPSSPVFSSTTPVMTFSTSSSPLLSQSPGTVITSVIKSPEPKQTLFQFTNSHDSQEGSSQAAEQIEQKLPPSCVLVVASPNGFSSQVEIKQENDTWEFDSN
- the ELF1 gene encoding ETS-related transcription factor Elf-1 isoform X1 — encoded protein: MATAVQPNELVFEFASNVMDDENQLDDPSIFPAVIVEHIPNADLLHTYSGLTCVDDSDDMIAENSLDVAEEQIIEDDDLTLTVEASCQNGDETMETIEAAEALLNMDSPDALLDEKRLANIFGTSDDDLMGTPITHVSVTVDGIPEVMEIHQSMYSDPTEYQQDEQPKRKKGRKTKTPRPESPTTTPNISVKKKSKDGKGNTIYLWEFLLALLQDKATCPKYIKWTQREKGIFKLVDSKAVSKLWGKHKNKPDMNYETMGRALRYYYQRGILAKVEGQRLVYQFKEMPKDLIYIDEEDSSPAEYSGSLSSNVSLHSPVSTPNRNHARASKGPSNTGSRNGSTPVLKSPKSSKVKELVEPSQPQLSLLPSDMLRTVTPTQTSLPHPTQLYRTVHLMSGQTVPEEGLTCTIQNDALSSAQTIRTIQSPGQVPVVVSPGSQQLHTVTLQTMPLTTVITSTDPTATVGSQKFFLQAIPSGQQMTVLKDNMLLHPQKNGSPPPSIVLSSSQVQQVLNGNVQSLCNGTVSVPSSPVFSSTTPVMTFSTSSSPLLSQSPGTVITSVIKSPEPKQTLFQFTNSHDSQEGSSQAAEQIEQKLPPSCVLVVASPNGFSSQVEIKQENDTWEFDSN